From the Synechococcus sp. Nb3U1 genome, the window GGCGTTCATAGAAATAATGCTGGTGACATCCCCCTGCAAAACGACGTTGTAGCCGTTCGGGTAAATGTGCATCGCCTCCAGTTGTTCGTGCAGCTCGCTCAGGGTACAGGGCACATCGTTGATATAAAAGGTGCTGGTGTAGGCAGGGGAATCGGGATCCTCTCCCCGGCCAGGGCTGACCCGCAGGCGACGGCTCACTTTCCATTCCGTGGGATGGGCTGCTCCATTTCCAGCTCCATGGGTATCTCCATACCCAATAGGAGGGGATCCCTGACCCAGATCAAAGGTCACCGAAACATGGGTCTCTACTCGGCGATGACTGTTGAGACTGCCCGAATGTACCAGATCCAGCAGCTTTTCCGCCCGCATCCCCCGCGAGGAAGACAGCCCCAGCGCAAACAAGATCGCATCAAGAATATTGGATTTGCCAGAGCCATTAGGGCCAGAAATGACGGTAAACCCTGGCAACAACGGCATCGAGGTCGTGCTACCAAAAGACTTGAATCGGGTCAACTCGATCTGCTTGACGTACATGACACCGCACATCTAGTGTGGCCACCACCAGATGATGGCAACAGGCTAGCATGGGTAGCAAAACTTGCGTAGCTAACCTGCAAACCCAATTCCACGCAGCCTCACTCGGGATCCCTGGGCTGCACCTCCAGTAAATCCGCCTTTTGCAACAGCCGCTGGACTTCTGCCCGCAACTGCTTCCAACTACAGCTCAACAAACTGGCTTTGGGAATCAACAGCAGCCGGTATCCGGGTTTCAGGTTTGGGCACAGAGACCGTAAGATTTCCCGCAACTGGCGACGCAACCGATTTCGACGTACTGCCGATTGGCTCACTTTTTTGCTGATCACCAACCCCACCTGGCTGGGGAGCCCTGACTCTACTGGGCGAAACAGTACCGTTAGACCCCCACTGGAGCGGCGCTGCCCCTCCTGATACAAAGCTTGAAAGGCTCGACGATCGCGCAATCGATGACGAGCAGGCAACATCAACAGGCAAAGACTAGGAAAAACAGTTCAGCAGAATGGGATCGCTGCTTAGGATTTAAACTTGGCAAACTTGACCCACACACTAAGAAGCAGCCAGACGATGCCGCCCTTTGGCTCGCCGCCGCCGCAAAACTTGCCGCCCAGTTGCGGTTTGCATTCTGGCGCGGAACCCAGAGACTCGGATGCGTCTGCGATTGGTGCCGCGAAGGGTACGCTTGGTCATGGTGAGGAATCCGTGAGGTCAATATGAGGTCAATATGAGGTCAATATGAGGTCAAAACAATGTTGGTTGAATCTGTTGCATCCGTGTTGACGATGCTGACGAGACTAAAGCTCACCAACGCAAGCCAAAGTCCAGTCCACTTGCAGCTAGTCACGGATTTAGGATCGTAGCAGACTCACTTAGAAATTGCTAGATTGGCCACCCTGCGCGAAGCAGCTAAATTGGGATATCCTGAGTCCCTGCCGAGGGATCCCAGTAGCGGATCCGCTGGGTCATTGACTTATCGCGTTGGGTGTGTTGCGTGGATATCTCCCTGGATCAACTCTGGGATGAGGCTTTGGGGCACTTGCAGGTGCAACTGAGCCGTCCAACCTTCGAGGCCTGGATCAAAACGGCTCGGGCCGAATCTTTGGTGGATAACCGCCTCACCATCTGTACCCCCAGCGAATGGGCACGGGGCTGGCTGCAGAAACACTATGCCCCCACCATCACCGAAGTGGTGCAACGGGTAGCAGGGATCCCGTTGCAGGTGGAGTT encodes:
- the rnpA gene encoding ribonuclease P protein component; translation: MLPARHRLRDRRAFQALYQEGQRRSSGGLTVLFRPVESGLPSQVGLVISKKVSQSAVRRNRLRRQLREILRSLCPNLKPGYRLLLIPKASLLSCSWKQLRAEVQRLLQKADLLEVQPRDPE
- the rpmH gene encoding 50S ribosomal protein L34; this encodes MTKRTLRGTNRRRIRVSGFRARMQTATGRQVLRRRRAKGRHRLAAS